A single window of Amphiura filiformis chromosome 17, Afil_fr2py, whole genome shotgun sequence DNA harbors:
- the LOC140137389 gene encoding uncharacterized protein, producing the protein MANSGIELSEDVVQKFTDVKSNHKLKYVTYKINFPDKTKIIVDKQLDATDPVAQDCQSCWEKLTEELEDGEPRYILYDVKNQYKDGRKLENIVFVSWCSDNCNIGKKMIHASSKETLKKKLTGISGTGLHAVDRGDLAYEEVLAEARRGK; encoded by the exons ATGGCAAACTCCGGT ATTGAACTTTCCGAAGATGTGGTCCAAAAATTTACAGATGTCAAATCCAATCACAAACTCAAGTACGTCACCTACAAGATCAATTTTCCGGATAAAACGAAGATCATTGTCGATAAGCAGTTGGATGCAACTGACCCTGTAGCACAGGACTGTCAATCTTGCTGGGAAAAACTGACTGAGGAGTTGGAGGACGGAGAACCACGCTATATTTTATACGATGTAAAGAATCAATACAAAGATGGCAGAAAGCTAGAAAATATTGTCTTTGTCTCCTG GTGCTCGGATAACTGTAACATTGGGAAAAAAATGATTCACGCTTCATCAAAGGAAACACTGAAGAAGAAGTTAACAGGAATCAGTGGGACAGGGCTCCACGCTGTCGACAGAGGCGACTTAGCGTACGAAGAGGTACTCGCTGAAGCACGCAGGGGAAAATAG